One stretch of Scophthalmus maximus strain ysfricsl-2021 chromosome 12, ASM2237912v1, whole genome shotgun sequence DNA includes these proteins:
- the pparaa gene encoding peroxisome proliferator-activated receptor alpha a isoform X1, with translation MAGDLYSPPSPLGDSLLDSPLCGDLMEDLRDISQSMGDNGLGFDFPEYQSTGSGSESSTALDTLTPASSPSSGGCGAAPGPEESLSLGCRVCTDKASGFHYGVHACEGCKGFFRRTIRLKLEYDKCERNCKIQKKNRNKCQYCRFHKCLSVGMSHNAIRFGRMPQAEKLKLKAESKMVEAEVESPMLADHKVLVRQIHEAYMKNFTMNKAKARLILTGKTSNPQPFIIHDMETFQLAERTLVAHMLNGDYPEPESGLQSGPDVLGVGCGELQQREAEARLFHCCQSTSVETVTELTEFAKAVPGFQGLDLNDQVTLLKYGVYEAIFTLLASCMNKDGLLVARGGGFITREFLKSLRRPFSEMMEPKFQFATRFNSLELDDSDLALFVAAIICCGDRPGLVDVPLVEQLQEGIVQALQHHLLANHPDNTFLFPRLLQKLADLRELVTEHAQLVQDIKTTEDTSLHPLLQEIYRDMY, from the exons ATGGCAGGGGATCTGTACAGCCCGCCGTCCCCGCTGGGGGATTCCCTCCTGGACAGTCCTCTGTGTGGGGACCTGATGGAGGACCTCCGCGACATCTCCCAGTCGATGGGGGACAACGGGCTGGGATTCGACTTCCCAGAGTACCAGAGCACCGGCTCGGGGTCGGAGAGCTCCACCGCACTGG ACACCTTGACCCCGGCCTCCAGTCCGTCGTCGGGGGGCTGCGGGGCCGCACCGGGGCCCGAGGAGAGCCTCAGCCTGGGGTGCAGGGTGTGCACGGACAAGGCCTCAGGCTTCCACTACGGGGTGCACGCATGCGAGGGCTGCAAG GGTTTCTTCAGGAGGACCATCCGGTTGAAGCTGGAGTACGACAAGTGTGAACGCAACTGCAAAATCCAGAAGAAGAACCGCAACAAGTGCCAGTACTGCCGCTTCCACAAGTGCCTCTCCGTGGGCATGTCCCACAACG CCATTCGGTTCGGTCGGATGCCGCAGGCGGAGAAGCTGAAGCTCAAGGCGgagagcaagatggtggaggcGGAAGTGGAGAGCCCCATGCTGGCCGACCACAAGGTTCTGGTCAGGCAGATCCACGAGGCCTACATGAAGAACTTCACCATGAACAAGGCGAAAGCGCGGCTCATACTCACCGGGAAGACCAGCAACCcg CAGCCTTTCATCATTCACGACATGGAGACGTTCCAGCTGGCGGAGAGGACGTTGGTGGCCCACATGCTGAACGGCGACTATCCAGAGCCTGAGAGCGGCCTTCAGTCGGGGCCCGACGTCCTCGGCGTGGGGTGTGGCGAGCTCCAGCAGAGGGAGGCCGAAGCGAGGCTCTTCCACTGCTGCCAGAGCACCTCGGTGGAGACGGTCACCGAGCTGACGGAGTTCGCCAAGGCGGTGCCGGGCTTCCAGGGCCTGGATCTGAACGATCAG GTGACCCTGTTAAAGTACGGTGTCTACGAGGCCATCTTCACCCTCCTGGCCTCCTGCATGAACAAAGATGGCCTGCTGGTGGCCCGCGGCGGGGGCTTCATCACGCGCGAATTCCTCAAAAGCCTCCGGCGCCCGTTCAGCGAAATGATGGAGCCCAAGTTCCAGTTCGCCACACGCTTCAACTCCCTGGAGCTGGACGACAGTGACCTGGCCCTTTTCGTGGCCGCCATAATCTGCTGCGGAG ACCGCCCAGGCCTGGTGGACGTGCCTCTGgtagagcagctgcaggagggcATCGTTCAGGCGCtgcagcaccacctgctggcCAACCACCCTGATAACACCTTCCTCTTTCCCAGGCTCCTGCAGAAGCTGGCCGACCTCCGGGAGCTGGTCACCGAGCACGCCCAGCTGGTGCAGGACATCAAGACGACCGAGGACACGTCGCTGCACCCTCTCCTGCAGGAGATATACAGGGACATGTACTGA
- the pparaa gene encoding peroxisome proliferator-activated receptor alpha a isoform X2: MAGDLYSPPSPLGDSLLDSPLCGDLMEDLRDISQSMGDNGLGFDFPEYQSTGSGSESSTALDTLTPASSPSSGGCGAAPGPEESLSLGCRVCTDKASGFHYGVHACEGCKGFFRRTIRLKLEYDKCERNCKIQKKNRNKCQYCRFHKCLSVGMSHNAIRFGRMPQAEKLKLKAESKMVEAEVESPMLADHKVLVRQIHEAYMKNFTMNKAKARLILTGKTSNPPFIIHDMETFQLAERTLVAHMLNGDYPEPESGLQSGPDVLGVGCGELQQREAEARLFHCCQSTSVETVTELTEFAKAVPGFQGLDLNDQVTLLKYGVYEAIFTLLASCMNKDGLLVARGGGFITREFLKSLRRPFSEMMEPKFQFATRFNSLELDDSDLALFVAAIICCGDRPGLVDVPLVEQLQEGIVQALQHHLLANHPDNTFLFPRLLQKLADLRELVTEHAQLVQDIKTTEDTSLHPLLQEIYRDMY; encoded by the exons ATGGCAGGGGATCTGTACAGCCCGCCGTCCCCGCTGGGGGATTCCCTCCTGGACAGTCCTCTGTGTGGGGACCTGATGGAGGACCTCCGCGACATCTCCCAGTCGATGGGGGACAACGGGCTGGGATTCGACTTCCCAGAGTACCAGAGCACCGGCTCGGGGTCGGAGAGCTCCACCGCACTGG ACACCTTGACCCCGGCCTCCAGTCCGTCGTCGGGGGGCTGCGGGGCCGCACCGGGGCCCGAGGAGAGCCTCAGCCTGGGGTGCAGGGTGTGCACGGACAAGGCCTCAGGCTTCCACTACGGGGTGCACGCATGCGAGGGCTGCAAG GGTTTCTTCAGGAGGACCATCCGGTTGAAGCTGGAGTACGACAAGTGTGAACGCAACTGCAAAATCCAGAAGAAGAACCGCAACAAGTGCCAGTACTGCCGCTTCCACAAGTGCCTCTCCGTGGGCATGTCCCACAACG CCATTCGGTTCGGTCGGATGCCGCAGGCGGAGAAGCTGAAGCTCAAGGCGgagagcaagatggtggaggcGGAAGTGGAGAGCCCCATGCTGGCCGACCACAAGGTTCTGGTCAGGCAGATCCACGAGGCCTACATGAAGAACTTCACCATGAACAAGGCGAAAGCGCGGCTCATACTCACCGGGAAGACCAGCAACCcg CCTTTCATCATTCACGACATGGAGACGTTCCAGCTGGCGGAGAGGACGTTGGTGGCCCACATGCTGAACGGCGACTATCCAGAGCCTGAGAGCGGCCTTCAGTCGGGGCCCGACGTCCTCGGCGTGGGGTGTGGCGAGCTCCAGCAGAGGGAGGCCGAAGCGAGGCTCTTCCACTGCTGCCAGAGCACCTCGGTGGAGACGGTCACCGAGCTGACGGAGTTCGCCAAGGCGGTGCCGGGCTTCCAGGGCCTGGATCTGAACGATCAG GTGACCCTGTTAAAGTACGGTGTCTACGAGGCCATCTTCACCCTCCTGGCCTCCTGCATGAACAAAGATGGCCTGCTGGTGGCCCGCGGCGGGGGCTTCATCACGCGCGAATTCCTCAAAAGCCTCCGGCGCCCGTTCAGCGAAATGATGGAGCCCAAGTTCCAGTTCGCCACACGCTTCAACTCCCTGGAGCTGGACGACAGTGACCTGGCCCTTTTCGTGGCCGCCATAATCTGCTGCGGAG ACCGCCCAGGCCTGGTGGACGTGCCTCTGgtagagcagctgcaggagggcATCGTTCAGGCGCtgcagcaccacctgctggcCAACCACCCTGATAACACCTTCCTCTTTCCCAGGCTCCTGCAGAAGCTGGCCGACCTCCGGGAGCTGGTCACCGAGCACGCCCAGCTGGTGCAGGACATCAAGACGACCGAGGACACGTCGCTGCACCCTCTCCTGCAGGAGATATACAGGGACATGTACTGA
- the cdpf1 gene encoding cysteine-rich DPF motif domain-containing protein 1, with product MEQTSRQKTFTCQSCGLDSPYSYYGQKPPNTRAIVLLEECFVTKDPFCPEKDTFLVLGSTCSLCSRCVCVGSDCSLFYTKRFCVQCVNEHLEQFPPQIQAELAKKKQQRSEAAAS from the exons ATGGAGCAAACTTCCCGTCAAAAAACATTTACGTGCCAGTCGTGTGGTCTAGACAGCCCGTATAGTTACTACGGACAGAAACCACCAAACACCAGGGCGATTGT GTTGCTGGAGGAGTGTTTTGTGACCAAGGATCCCTTCTGTCCGGAGAAGGACACGTTCCTCGTGCTGGGCTCCACCTGCAGCCTGTGCAGccgctgtgtctgtgtgggatCG gaCTGCAGTCTGTTCTACACCAAGCGGTTCTGCGTGCAGTGTGTGAACGAGCACCTGGAGCAGTTCCCTCCACAGATTCAGGCCGAGCTGGccaaaaagaagcagcagaggtCCGAGGCGGCGGCGTCGTGA